One Rhabdothermincola sediminis DNA window includes the following coding sequences:
- the cas4 gene encoding CRISPR-associated protein Cas4, with amino-acid sequence MSDVPELVPARMVNEFCYCPRLFFLEWVESRFVHNADTVEGAWRHRHSEQPSGRAPLPEDEGDLKIARSLRLSSDRLGLVATCDVVEAAEGEVVPVDHKKGVPPDIPEGAWEPERVQLCVQGLLLREAGYRCTHGYLWFAGARRRVRVDFDEALVGRTLELVRELRATAASGVAPPPLLDSPKCPRCSLVGLCLPDETNVLLTRQSLPARRLIPSDDAPHPLYVTEPGAVVRKNHGRIEVTRKGERLASVPLIDVSQLCLHGNVEVSTPLLRELFAREVPVCWFSSGGWFSGMAHGLPSKHVELRRRQVIVASQGGLEIARHVVSAKIRNSRTLLMRNARSRPEEAIDGTARDRGMRGV; translated from the coding sequence GTGAGCGACGTACCGGAGCTGGTTCCTGCCCGGATGGTCAACGAGTTCTGTTACTGCCCCCGCCTTTTCTTCCTCGAGTGGGTCGAATCGAGGTTCGTTCACAACGCCGATACCGTCGAGGGCGCGTGGCGTCACCGCCACTCCGAGCAGCCATCTGGACGAGCCCCACTCCCCGAGGATGAAGGGGATCTCAAGATCGCTCGGTCTCTGAGGCTTTCATCCGACCGCCTGGGTCTGGTGGCCACCTGCGACGTCGTGGAGGCGGCTGAGGGAGAGGTTGTTCCGGTCGACCACAAGAAGGGGGTGCCACCCGATATCCCTGAAGGGGCCTGGGAGCCCGAGCGTGTGCAGCTGTGCGTGCAGGGCCTGCTACTCCGAGAAGCAGGCTACCGCTGCACCCACGGGTACCTGTGGTTCGCAGGGGCCAGGCGCAGGGTCCGGGTCGACTTCGACGAGGCATTGGTCGGTCGCACGCTCGAGTTGGTTCGTGAGTTGCGGGCTACGGCGGCCTCCGGCGTCGCGCCACCCCCGCTGCTGGACAGCCCCAAGTGTCCACGTTGCTCCCTCGTCGGACTGTGCCTGCCGGACGAGACGAACGTGCTGCTCACCAGGCAGTCACTCCCCGCACGCAGGTTGATCCCTTCGGACGATGCTCCGCATCCCCTGTACGTCACCGAGCCAGGAGCGGTCGTGCGGAAGAACCACGGCCGTATCGAGGTGACGAGGAAGGGTGAGCGCCTTGCTTCCGTTCCGTTGATCGACGTCTCCCAGTTGTGCCTACACGGCAACGTCGAGGTCTCGACGCCGCTCCTGCGCGAACTGTTTGCCCGTGAGGTTCCTGTCTGCTGGTTCTCATCAGGTGGATGGTTCTCGGGTATGGCTCACGGTTTGCCGTCCAAGCACGTCGAGCTTCGACGCCGTCAGGTGATCGTGGCGAGCCAGGGTGGTCTCGAGATCGCCCGTCACGTCGTATCGGCGAAGATCCGCAACTCTCGAACCTTGCTCATGCGCAATGCGAGGAGCCGTCCCGAGGAAGCGATCGATGGCACTGCGCGTGATCGTGGGATGAGGGGCGTGTAG
- the csb2 gene encoding type I-G CRISPR-associated protein Csb2: protein MSVTLELRYPWGRIHATPWGAHTNEAVADWPPAPRRILRTLYAVWKTRCPDLPEGVVHGLLEQLTALPVYGTDPVRPGLTRHFLPADKHTAGDYQRDLALDTFLACRSDRGAIVRWEVDLTPEQHEALARLVEQIPFLGRGESLCEITLTDAVPEDRPIRWHPLDPTHPAEGEVVDLLVAEAPLDREALTETPAQIRSSKRLWPSGARLVPYVSTGSSPAEQTRGRFVVRRRPSAIRFRLDGRAPVHVRQSLAVADLLRQAALSKGPDGSHTLSGRAEAGRRTDQHQHAHYLVFATAGDYLDSAVIWAPEGFDDEHVRALTNLRWLRSGYLKEVPPLRMVLEGLGPIDRVAPEITTASHRWRTVTPFVITRYPKDRRPLDEHVVEQVRDELGHRGLPEGRITVDADPSAMYFRRHRPGRSLRLARPARHVELEFDVPVSGPMCLGALAHFSLGLFLPVP from the coding sequence GTGAGTGTCACACTCGAGCTCCGGTACCCGTGGGGGCGCATCCACGCCACCCCGTGGGGGGCCCACACGAACGAGGCGGTGGCCGACTGGCCACCTGCTCCTCGCCGCATCCTGCGGACGCTGTACGCAGTCTGGAAGACCCGCTGCCCCGACCTTCCCGAGGGCGTGGTCCACGGCCTCCTGGAGCAGCTCACGGCACTGCCGGTCTACGGCACGGATCCCGTGCGCCCCGGTCTGACGCGCCACTTCTTGCCCGCCGACAAGCACACCGCGGGTGACTACCAGCGCGATCTGGCGCTGGACACCTTTCTCGCCTGCCGATCCGACCGCGGAGCGATCGTTCGTTGGGAGGTCGATCTCACCCCGGAACAGCATGAGGCGCTCGCTCGTCTCGTCGAACAGATCCCCTTCCTCGGGAGAGGTGAGTCGCTCTGCGAGATCACCTTGACCGATGCCGTGCCCGAGGACCGCCCTATCCGCTGGCATCCGTTGGATCCCACTCACCCCGCCGAGGGCGAGGTGGTGGACCTGTTGGTCGCCGAGGCGCCGCTCGATCGCGAGGCGCTGACGGAGACACCCGCTCAGATCCGCAGCTCGAAGCGGCTGTGGCCTTCGGGCGCCCGTCTCGTGCCGTATGTGTCGACAGGGTCGAGTCCGGCAGAGCAGACCCGTGGCCGCTTCGTGGTCCGTCGGCGCCCGAGCGCCATTCGATTCCGGCTCGACGGCCGAGCCCCTGTTCACGTCCGTCAGAGCCTCGCCGTGGCGGACCTGCTCCGCCAGGCGGCGCTCAGCAAGGGACCGGATGGCTCGCACACGCTGTCAGGTCGAGCGGAAGCTGGGCGTCGAACGGACCAGCACCAGCACGCCCACTACCTGGTGTTCGCGACTGCCGGTGACTACCTCGATTCTGCGGTGATCTGGGCGCCGGAAGGCTTCGACGACGAGCACGTCAGAGCGCTGACGAACCTGCGGTGGCTTCGCTCCGGATATTTGAAGGAGGTGCCGCCGCTACGCATGGTGCTCGAGGGGCTCGGTCCGATCGATCGGGTTGCTCCGGAGATCACCACGGCGTCGCACCGCTGGCGGACGGTCACGCCGTTCGTGATCACGCGGTACCCGAAAGACCGCCGGCCGCTGGATGAGCACGTGGTGGAGCAAGTCCGGGATGAGCTCGGCCACCGCGGGCTACCCGAGGGGAGGATCACGGTCGACGCCGATCCGTCGGCCATGTACTTCCGGAGGCACCGGCCAGGCCGATCGCTACGACTGGCCCGGCCCGCCAGGCACGTCGAGCTCGAGTTCGACGTGCCGGTCTCGGGTCCGATGTGTCTCGGGGCGTTGGCCCACTTCTCGCTCGGGTTGTTCCTTCCAGTACCCTGA
- the cas7g gene encoding type I-G CRISPR-associated RAMP protein Csb1/Cas7g, whose protein sequence is MTLRRSFTIDLEPRPSPRFQPTGFPDLGAARFEAWDPETGTWVDCVLVESPQSMANRLEAVGWIVAGDQSRPEPALEALPYVRVEAEDGSFLASSRTEAHRLASAYILDATANGSTMRDELPDRLGLREDRPLDHADFAQRLFKIDPLCLLHGVFFAQQQWTAQPKMARAVTSVIDAVDVREAHSGGVKFDQVSNKLREPGKTAEGYGTVPHHRVEYTARSILLRWSLDLGQLRSYRLSDAATELLKMVAYWELASLLERGLRLRTFCDFDVSTDPVVDEAGEPLGEPGQYAEQISQLVAGTPELDGVDPVWTVVWASKAKKKAKQAT, encoded by the coding sequence ATGACCCTGCGCCGGTCGTTCACCATCGACCTCGAGCCCCGACCGTCGCCCCGGTTCCAGCCGACGGGCTTCCCCGATCTCGGAGCGGCCCGCTTCGAGGCCTGGGATCCGGAGACGGGGACCTGGGTCGACTGCGTCCTGGTGGAATCACCGCAGTCGATGGCCAACCGCCTCGAGGCGGTCGGGTGGATCGTCGCGGGCGACCAATCGCGACCCGAGCCGGCTCTCGAAGCGTTGCCCTACGTGCGGGTCGAGGCCGAAGACGGTTCGTTCCTTGCGTCGAGCCGTACCGAGGCTCACCGGCTCGCGTCGGCGTACATCCTCGACGCGACGGCCAACGGCTCCACGATGCGTGACGAGCTTCCCGACAGGCTCGGCCTCCGGGAAGATCGCCCGCTCGACCACGCCGACTTCGCGCAGCGGCTCTTCAAGATCGACCCGCTCTGCCTGCTCCACGGCGTCTTCTTCGCCCAGCAGCAGTGGACCGCGCAGCCGAAGATGGCCCGCGCCGTGACCTCGGTGATCGACGCGGTCGACGTGCGTGAGGCCCACTCGGGTGGGGTCAAGTTCGACCAGGTCTCGAACAAGCTCAGGGAGCCCGGCAAGACCGCGGAGGGCTATGGCACCGTGCCGCACCACCGGGTCGAATACACCGCCCGTAGCATCCTGCTGCGGTGGAGCCTCGATCTCGGTCAGCTCCGCTCCTATCGCTTGAGCGACGCAGCCACGGAACTGCTCAAGATGGTGGCCTACTGGGAGCTTGCGTCGCTGCTGGAGCGCGGACTGCGGCTGCGGACGTTCTGCGACTTCGACGTGTCGACTGACCCCGTGGTCGACGAGGCAGGAGAGCCTCTCGGGGAACCGGGCCAGTACGCCGAGCAGATCTCGCAGCTCGTCGCGGGGACTCCTGAGCTCGACGGGGTCGATCCCGTGTGGACCGTGGTGTGGGCCAGCAAGGCCAAGAAGAAGGCCAAGCAGGCGACGTGA
- the cas8g1 gene encoding type I-G CRISPR-associated protein Cas8g1/Csx17, which yields MTEILLDGCRTRPLLSYLKAFGVLAAVAEQLDAGATGSWRSGRFVLTLGAGSLEELVDFFVDKYSPPPILSPWNSRGGFRTDRGQSSEERLAALEASTDSRLAAYRKAIEVGRYVWAKAQGAGLVVDGDKGQRVDEKRKAEFVRLCRSLLPDDALGWLDAAVVLVEEEAVYPALLGGTGGNLGSGDLSSNAHEAVLWMVKTDRDCRQRYVVEALTGAREGVPLFELLPGQFDPAGTGGVNMGPGEKLVNPIDFLLGLHGASLFASGVARRLAGRSRASVPFEVNVSPGVVRTMADGEKVRAELWLPEWRRPMTLSELRQLLAEGRAQWSGKQSTSSLDFARAAASLGVDRDIAAFDRYLIVERHGQANLAVPVGRFEVRRRRGVELTSAIDPFLERVGRISNPTQAVRGAASGLCRSIFDLANRDTARNARAVLVSLHRLERAVGRSSAARDKVRQPFSGLRALNWFGFFANETSPEFRVAAAIASQRDAQWRPERGSQATEVSAVPLWCRPVHRVGVRRQDGHQMMRLEWSEAEPVVDLLGPDPRSALREGWRVRALRCAQNPPRSGQNGNGDEPATAGRNAELVHDTPGIQVAFDTASPCPLEDIVAYGLGSFDDEEFAAWLEALVMLDWTGFRFDDLPWKELGEQPTPSASLGPVFATNAPFFKRWALRAGGESGIQVRFHPISEHVTAVARGDGATALRLAAGRLRQYGIDVPLRLHPRAELARARVLDAALVPMFPAELSRVIRTANPSLPDMTSTPEEEIA from the coding sequence ATGACCGAGATCCTGCTCGATGGTTGCCGGACACGGCCGCTGCTCTCGTACCTCAAGGCCTTCGGGGTTCTGGCGGCGGTGGCGGAGCAGCTCGACGCTGGAGCCACCGGCTCCTGGCGATCAGGACGCTTTGTCCTGACGCTGGGGGCGGGCAGCCTCGAGGAACTCGTCGACTTCTTCGTCGACAAGTACTCGCCACCACCGATTCTGTCGCCGTGGAACAGCCGTGGCGGTTTCCGAACCGATCGGGGGCAGAGCTCGGAGGAGCGGCTGGCGGCTCTTGAGGCGTCTACCGATTCCCGTCTGGCGGCCTATCGGAAGGCCATCGAGGTGGGTCGGTACGTCTGGGCAAAGGCCCAGGGAGCCGGACTTGTCGTGGACGGGGACAAGGGGCAGAGGGTCGACGAGAAGCGGAAGGCGGAGTTCGTCAGGCTGTGCAGGTCCCTCCTCCCCGACGACGCGCTTGGCTGGCTCGACGCCGCCGTTGTGCTCGTCGAAGAGGAGGCGGTGTACCCGGCCTTGCTCGGCGGTACCGGTGGGAACCTCGGCTCCGGTGACCTGTCGTCGAACGCGCACGAGGCCGTCCTCTGGATGGTCAAGACCGACCGGGATTGCCGCCAGCGGTACGTCGTCGAGGCTCTCACCGGCGCACGTGAGGGGGTTCCGCTCTTCGAGCTCCTGCCTGGGCAGTTCGATCCCGCAGGGACCGGGGGTGTGAACATGGGTCCCGGGGAGAAGCTGGTGAACCCGATCGACTTCCTCCTCGGACTGCACGGCGCATCGCTCTTCGCCTCGGGGGTAGCTCGGCGTCTTGCGGGCCGGTCGAGGGCGTCCGTCCCGTTCGAGGTCAACGTGTCCCCGGGCGTTGTTCGGACCATGGCCGACGGGGAGAAGGTGCGCGCCGAGCTCTGGCTCCCGGAATGGCGACGCCCCATGACGTTGTCCGAGCTCCGCCAGCTCCTGGCGGAGGGGAGGGCGCAGTGGTCAGGCAAGCAGAGTACGAGCAGCCTGGACTTCGCGCGCGCCGCAGCGTCGCTCGGCGTCGATCGCGACATTGCGGCATTCGACCGATACTTGATCGTCGAACGTCACGGCCAGGCGAACCTCGCCGTGCCGGTCGGCCGCTTCGAGGTCCGGCGGCGCCGTGGCGTGGAGCTGACGAGCGCCATCGACCCGTTCCTGGAACGGGTCGGGAGGATCTCGAACCCGACCCAGGCCGTGCGAGGAGCGGCGAGCGGGCTGTGCCGGAGCATCTTCGACCTGGCCAACCGGGACACAGCGCGCAACGCCCGGGCAGTGCTCGTGTCGCTCCACCGGCTCGAACGTGCTGTCGGCCGCTCGTCGGCAGCTCGAGACAAGGTCCGGCAGCCGTTCAGCGGGCTACGAGCGCTCAACTGGTTCGGGTTCTTTGCGAACGAGACGAGCCCGGAGTTCCGGGTGGCGGCCGCGATCGCGTCCCAGCGGGATGCGCAGTGGCGGCCCGAGCGTGGAAGCCAGGCCACCGAGGTGAGCGCCGTGCCGTTGTGGTGTCGGCCGGTGCATCGGGTCGGCGTGAGGCGCCAGGACGGCCACCAGATGATGCGCCTCGAGTGGTCGGAGGCGGAACCCGTCGTCGACCTGCTCGGGCCGGACCCACGGTCTGCCCTCCGTGAGGGCTGGCGCGTGCGAGCGCTGCGGTGCGCCCAGAACCCGCCTCGGTCAGGTCAGAACGGCAACGGGGACGAGCCCGCTACGGCAGGGCGGAATGCGGAGCTCGTGCACGACACGCCAGGCATCCAGGTCGCCTTTGATACGGCCTCACCCTGCCCCCTGGAGGACATCGTCGCCTACGGGCTGGGGTCGTTTGACGACGAGGAGTTCGCCGCCTGGCTCGAGGCGCTGGTGATGTTGGACTGGACCGGGTTCCGCTTCGACGACCTCCCGTGGAAGGAGCTCGGCGAGCAGCCCACGCCGTCGGCTTCGCTCGGGCCGGTTTTCGCCACGAATGCGCCCTTTTTCAAACGATGGGCGCTCCGCGCCGGTGGGGAGTCCGGGATCCAGGTTCGATTCCACCCGATATCAGAGCACGTCACCGCTGTCGCGAGGGGTGACGGCGCGACCGCTCTGCGGTTGGCGGCCGGCCGCCTGCGTCAGTACGGCATCGACGTCCCGCTGCGCCTCCACCCCCGGGCCGAGCTGGCCCGAGCCCGAGTTCTCGACGCTGCCCTGGTGCCGATGTTTCCCGCCGAGCTCAGCCGTGTCATTCGCACGGCCAACCCTTCCCTTCCCGACATGACCAGCACTCCCGAGGAGGAGATCGCATGA
- the cas3g gene encoding type I-G CRISPR-associated helicase/endonuclease Cas3g: MSFEQFFATAVGEGAVPYAHQLAVAEQGLPTLLIAPTGTGKTETAVLGHLYRRYAHPDAEVRQSTPRWLVMALPTRGLVEQTVERVREWVRKLGPQTLAGPTGGLTVDDVHCVMGGEGWDDRAWQLAVTCDAIFIGTVDMLLSRALNRGYASSRWVWPISFGLFNNGVQWVFDEVQQMELATVTSRQLQAFREHFGTILPTRTMWMSATLDEELLRTVDAAEIPDGEKVDAEGLAGTEDGEGSGLGKGYQLRVNAQKIVHEFQIVDRKKYADELAGHALSSHRPGSLTLVVCNQVKRAQEVYTKLRARKPEADLVLLHRRFRPPERENAVGRALDRVKAEGPGRIVVTTQVLEAGIDVDAATMITEVAPWSSIVQRAGRCNRSGQIADAQLEWVDVTDGLPDKKLREEAAPYDPDDLVVAAEVLRSLEGQAVTPKSLPGEGPAPKRRIHHVLRRRDLLELFDTSPDLSGDVVDVSQFIREGEERDVLVAWRDETGPDMATPTRSELCPVSVDQLRAWMRAGGSEDDHPVFRLDPLGEKGSWVRATPDDLRPGQLYVVPAEAGGYSLELGWAPASRERVPEAERSAGERPDEDQRAADDPASQTGDWYPLEQHLEDAMEAAKKLVAAMAPDLKEDYRNACVTAAALHDLGKAHPVWQAAARNQADDTHPAPDHLVAKTPKQKGRLSFEQPHFRHELASLVALSGYATELLRDCPEPDLCRYLVGAHHGRVRLSIRSVPGEESGDGHMVMLGVVDDSQLPAISTPLGELPEGHLRVEDTAAGWTRKALGLRDRCDLGPFRLAFFEAIVRLADWEASARLLADADRLSTMSSAGAEEARR, from the coding sequence ATGAGCTTCGAGCAGTTCTTCGCTACGGCGGTCGGTGAGGGGGCCGTCCCTTATGCGCACCAGTTGGCGGTGGCGGAACAGGGGCTGCCGACACTCCTGATCGCGCCGACCGGAACCGGTAAGACCGAGACGGCGGTCCTCGGCCACCTCTATCGGCGGTATGCCCACCCCGACGCCGAGGTCAGGCAGTCCACTCCTCGGTGGCTGGTCATGGCGTTACCCACCCGCGGCCTGGTCGAGCAGACGGTGGAGCGGGTCCGCGAGTGGGTGAGGAAGCTCGGTCCGCAGACTCTTGCCGGCCCGACAGGTGGGCTGACCGTGGACGACGTCCACTGCGTGATGGGCGGCGAGGGCTGGGACGACCGCGCCTGGCAGCTGGCGGTCACCTGCGACGCGATCTTCATCGGCACCGTCGACATGCTGCTGTCCCGGGCGCTCAATCGTGGCTACGCGTCGAGTCGTTGGGTCTGGCCTATCTCGTTCGGGCTGTTCAACAACGGGGTGCAGTGGGTCTTCGACGAGGTCCAGCAGATGGAGCTCGCCACGGTCACGAGCCGCCAGCTCCAGGCGTTCCGCGAGCATTTCGGCACGATCCTGCCGACTCGGACGATGTGGATGTCCGCCACGCTCGACGAAGAGCTCCTGCGCACGGTCGACGCGGCCGAGATTCCCGACGGAGAGAAGGTCGACGCAGAGGGGCTCGCCGGTACCGAAGATGGTGAGGGGAGCGGCCTGGGCAAGGGGTACCAGCTGCGGGTCAATGCGCAAAAGATCGTTCATGAGTTCCAAATCGTCGATCGCAAGAAGTACGCCGACGAACTTGCGGGTCATGCCCTGAGTTCGCACCGACCTGGCTCGCTCACCCTCGTGGTGTGCAACCAGGTGAAGCGTGCCCAGGAGGTCTACACGAAGCTCCGTGCCAGGAAGCCCGAGGCGGACCTCGTGCTCCTGCACCGCCGCTTCCGGCCCCCCGAGCGTGAGAACGCCGTTGGCCGCGCACTCGACCGAGTCAAGGCGGAAGGCCCTGGGCGCATCGTGGTCACGACCCAGGTGCTCGAGGCGGGTATCGACGTCGACGCGGCCACGATGATCACCGAAGTGGCGCCGTGGTCGTCCATCGTGCAGCGGGCCGGGAGGTGCAACCGCAGCGGCCAGATCGCAGATGCCCAGCTCGAGTGGGTCGACGTCACCGACGGCCTTCCGGACAAGAAGCTGCGGGAGGAGGCCGCCCCCTACGACCCGGACGATCTCGTCGTGGCAGCCGAGGTGCTGCGCAGCCTGGAGGGCCAGGCGGTCACCCCGAAGTCGCTCCCGGGGGAGGGGCCTGCACCGAAGCGCAGGATCCACCACGTCCTGCGGCGCCGGGACCTCTTGGAGCTGTTCGACACGAGCCCGGATCTCTCCGGGGACGTCGTCGACGTGAGCCAGTTCATCCGTGAAGGCGAAGAGCGCGACGTCCTCGTCGCATGGCGGGACGAAACCGGGCCCGACATGGCGACACCGACCCGCTCCGAGCTCTGCCCGGTCTCGGTCGACCAGCTCCGGGCATGGATGAGGGCGGGTGGCAGCGAAGACGACCATCCGGTGTTCCGGCTGGACCCGCTCGGTGAGAAGGGAAGCTGGGTGCGGGCAACCCCTGACGACCTGCGGCCGGGCCAGCTCTACGTCGTGCCGGCCGAGGCGGGTGGCTACAGCCTCGAGTTGGGGTGGGCTCCGGCGAGCCGCGAGCGGGTTCCGGAGGCGGAGCGTTCCGCAGGCGAACGTCCCGACGAGGACCAACGCGCAGCCGACGACCCGGCGTCGCAGACCGGGGATTGGTACCCACTCGAACAACACCTCGAGGACGCCATGGAGGCGGCCAAGAAGCTCGTCGCAGCGATGGCACCGGACCTGAAGGAGGACTACCGGAACGCCTGCGTCACCGCCGCAGCGCTTCACGATCTCGGGAAGGCCCATCCGGTGTGGCAGGCGGCGGCGCGCAATCAGGCGGACGACACCCACCCGGCGCCGGACCACCTCGTCGCGAAGACCCCGAAGCAGAAGGGCCGTCTCAGCTTCGAGCAGCCGCACTTCCGCCACGAGCTCGCCTCGCTGGTTGCGCTCTCGGGGTATGCGACAGAACTGCTCCGGGACTGCCCTGAGCCTGACCTGTGCCGGTATCTCGTCGGCGCCCACCACGGGCGGGTACGCCTCAGCATTCGTAGCGTTCCAGGAGAGGAGTCCGGGGACGGTCACATGGTGATGCTCGGCGTTGTCGACGATTCGCAGCTTCCAGCGATCTCGACGCCGCTGGGTGAGCTGCCCGAGGGACACCTGAGGGTCGAAGACACAGCCGCCGGCTGGACCCGGAAGGCGCTCGGACTTCGCGACCGGTGCGATCTCGGGCCGTTCCGGCTTGCATTCTTCGAGGCGATCGTGCGGCTCGCCGACTGGGAAGCCAGCGCCCGGCTCCTAGCCGACGCCGACCGTTTGTCGACGATGAGTTCGGCTGGCGCAGAGGAAGCGCGGCGATGA
- the mutM gene encoding bifunctional DNA-formamidopyrimidine glycosylase/DNA-(apurinic or apyrimidinic site) lyase, whose product MPELPEVETIRRELERDVVGKRIKQAEVSGTRTVRRQPKKQFIARVEGAKITGVSRKGKYLLLFLDNGDVIVIHLRMSGQLLRTAVKDPPIKHTHVVLTFTQGGQLRFVDPRTFGEVFVARAETLTEEAPELAELGLDPVEEPISWTAFAQLLLAKPVRLKAFLMDQTQLAGIGNIYSDEILFAAGLRYDRMSDTLSTQEIRRLYRAVVETLHEAIKYGGSTLADDQYVDLNGKPGEFQSHHNVYGREKQPCRRCRRNLVVKAKFAGRSTYYCEVCQV is encoded by the coding sequence GTGCCTGAGCTGCCCGAGGTGGAGACGATCCGGCGTGAGCTGGAGCGCGACGTGGTCGGCAAGCGCATCAAGCAGGCGGAGGTGTCGGGCACCCGCACCGTGCGGCGGCAGCCGAAGAAGCAGTTCATCGCCCGGGTGGAGGGGGCCAAGATCACCGGGGTCAGCCGCAAGGGCAAGTACCTGCTGCTGTTCCTCGACAACGGCGATGTGATCGTCATCCACCTTCGGATGAGCGGGCAGCTGCTGCGCACCGCGGTGAAGGACCCGCCGATCAAGCACACCCACGTGGTGCTCACCTTCACCCAGGGCGGGCAGCTGCGCTTCGTGGACCCTCGCACCTTCGGGGAGGTGTTCGTGGCCCGGGCCGAGACCCTCACCGAGGAGGCGCCCGAGCTGGCGGAGCTGGGGCTCGACCCAGTGGAGGAACCGATCTCGTGGACCGCGTTCGCCCAGCTGCTGCTGGCCAAGCCGGTGAGACTGAAGGCGTTCTTGATGGACCAGACCCAGCTGGCGGGGATCGGCAACATCTACTCCGACGAGATCCTCTTCGCCGCCGGGCTGCGCTACGACCGCATGTCCGACACCCTCTCCACCCAGGAGATCCGCCGCCTGTATCGGGCGGTGGTCGAGACGCTGCACGAGGCCATCAAGTACGGCGGTAGCACCCTTGCCGATGACCAGTACGTGGACCTCAACGGTAAGCCGGGCGAGTTCCAGTCGCACCACAACGTCTACGGCCGGGAGAAGCAGCCGTGCCGGCGGTGCCGACGCAACCTGGTGGTGAAGGCGAAGTTCGCCGGGCGCTCGACCTACTACTGCGAGGTCTGCCAGGTCTGA
- the rnc gene encoding ribonuclease III, whose protein sequence is MPSTTWWPSSAEAGGRHTLASLDDRLGYSFTDHALEQLALTHRSWCSENPGHESNERLEFLGDAVLGLVVTEYVFARYPSMPEGQLAKTRASVVNATTLAEVAAEVGLGPALRLGKGEEASGGRSKSSLLADAMEAVIGAVYLDGGYDAARRLVLSLLTERIEVAAEGPGEHDYKTQLQELAARRFDELPVYRIRDEGPDHDKRFFAAVRLGGEVAGEGEGRSKKQAEQAAAKDAWARITSGLGDWGGEGERA, encoded by the coding sequence ATGCCGTCGACTACGTGGTGGCCAAGCTCGGCTGAGGCGGGGGGCAGGCACACGCTCGCATCGCTCGACGACCGTCTCGGGTACTCCTTCACCGATCACGCGCTGGAGCAGCTCGCGCTCACGCACCGTTCGTGGTGCTCGGAGAATCCCGGCCACGAGTCCAACGAGCGGCTCGAGTTCCTCGGCGACGCCGTGCTGGGGCTGGTGGTCACCGAGTACGTCTTCGCTCGCTACCCGTCGATGCCCGAAGGCCAGCTCGCCAAGACCCGGGCGTCGGTGGTCAACGCCACCACGCTGGCGGAGGTGGCCGCCGAGGTGGGGCTCGGGCCCGCGCTGCGCCTGGGCAAGGGGGAGGAGGCCAGCGGGGGGCGGTCGAAGTCGTCGCTGCTGGCCGACGCGATGGAGGCGGTGATCGGCGCGGTGTACCTCGACGGGGGCTACGACGCGGCCCGCCGGCTGGTGCTGTCGCTGCTCACCGAGCGCATCGAGGTCGCGGCCGAAGGTCCGGGGGAGCACGACTACAAGACCCAGCTCCAGGAGCTGGCCGCCCGCCGGTTCGACGAGCTGCCCGTCTATCGGATCCGCGACGAGGGGCCCGATCACGACAAGCGGTTCTTCGCCGCCGTGCGCCTCGGGGGTGAGGTGGCCGGCGAGGGGGAGGGGCGCTCGAAGAAGCAGGCCGAGCAGGCCGCGGCGAAGGACGCCTGGGCGCGCATCACGAGCGGGCTCGGTGACTGGGGGGGAGAGGGGGAACGTGCCTGA
- a CDS encoding phosphopantetheine-binding protein: MPAETHVEQSPLDRQAVFELIRDRLADILEIDPATINEGDSFADDLEADSLALIELVEALEEELGERTVGFRIEDEDLEDLKTVRDAVDYVVAKLG; the protein is encoded by the coding sequence GTGCCAGCAGAGACCCATGTGGAGCAGAGCCCGCTCGACCGCCAGGCGGTCTTCGAGCTGATCCGCGACCGGCTGGCGGACATCCTCGAGATCGATCCTGCGACCATCAACGAGGGCGACTCGTTCGCCGACGACCTCGAAGCCGATTCGCTGGCGTTGATCGAGCTGGTCGAGGCCCTGGAGGAGGAGCTGGGCGAGCGCACCGTCGGGTTCCGCATCGAGGACGAAGACCTCGAGGACCTCAAGACGGTGCGAGATGCCGTCGACTACGTGGTGGCCAAGCTCGGCTGA